The following is a genomic window from uncultured Hyphomonas sp..
AATAGTTCAGCTCGACGATGCTGGTGTCGGTGCCCACGAATTCGATATCGATCTCGTCATGCGGCTTCCCGAAATAGGGGCCGGTATAGGTGAAGAATGCAGAGACCAGTCCTGAGCCCTTCGCGGGCCGCATGATGGTTTCATAGCGGCCGTAGCCATAGGAGCCGAGCCTCTGCACCTCCGCGAGTGCATAAGGCTTCGTCGGGTTGCCTGTCGGGGTCACGTCGAGGCGCAAGCCATCGGCGCCTTGCGAGACGTTCTCCCGTACCCAGTCCCCGCCCTGGAAGCTTTTATCGTTGCTGTGCTGGGAAATGTAGAACTGCTCTTGCGGCAAGCCGTTTCCGAGAACGGAGACGAACGCACCGTCTGATTCCGGCATCGGTGCGTCCGGCATGAGAGTGTAGGGACCTTCCCGGTGCGTAGAAATCCTCTTCGGTTCGTTAACCGCACCATCCGGCGTCCATGGGACCACAGGTGCCATATCGGCGACCCGCGGGGCCGGAGCGCGGTTTGCCGGGCCGGCAGGCTTCTCCGGATGGGGGGCGAGCGCCGAAAAAATGGCAATGCAAA
Proteins encoded in this region:
- a CDS encoding family 16 glycosylhydrolase — translated: MATDTTDRSLKNFFQDWKPEAVVAAVVLVFAVCIAIFSALAPHPEKPAGPANRAPAPRVADMAPVVPWTPDGAVNEPKRISTHREGPYTLMPDAPMPESDGAFVSVLGNGLPQEQFYISQHSNDKSFQGGDWVRENVSQGADGLRLDVTPTGNPTKPYALAEVQRLGSYGYGRYETIMRPAKGSGLVSAFFTYTGPYFGKPHDEIDIEFVGTDTSIVELNYFYKGKTGSSARIKLPFDAAEEDHLYAFDWKPEGISWYIDGKLIYQTAPNDPFVPKNAGRLVISNWTGKKELQQWHGAPDFGDRGSAYYSCISFTPLGENSRRCSDVYKPGSEFPPSAE